CCCCGCCGTGAGCTCATCAACCGAAGGATGTCAGGATGTCAAATTTTGTCCGTATTGGCCAGCTGTTGTCGAGGGGTTTCCAAAGGTTCGGTGGTGCTGTTATACACGAGCGTGTCCTGCTCCGACGCCCGCACCTGTCGGGCGACTACGGCCTCCGTGCGGGCAACCGAGCGCTCCTTGCGCTTCTTCATGAAGCAGTAGCCCAGGACGGCCAGCAACGCCAAAATGGCCACCGTCAAGATCACCGCCACCGCCACGGAACCTGCCGGCGCAGTCACGTCAGACCCTGATCCTGTCCCGCTCGAGGTCCAACTTACCCGAGCCGCTTTCTTCCTTTTCCGCGTCCGGGTCCTCAAAGCGTTCAAACATCCCTTTGGCAAACACGTCGTGCTCTACGAAGGAAGGTGATATCAGCATCGTGcgggtgcgtgcgtgtgcgcgcgggCGAGCATACCGGTGACGCCGTGGCATGATGCGTCGCATTGAGTCTCCTCGGCAAAGTTGTTTtcgtttccatggcaaccgcCGTAAGTGAAGCGCTGGCAGTGGGTGCTGAGCGGGTCGTAATACCAGCGCGTGTGGCTGGCGCGGCACGGGCCCGTTTGGGGGGGCTCTGTGCAGCGTGCTGGGGGCGGAGCCATGCAATCATGTCGCTTTTTTAGCTGCATGCTAACacttacaaacacacacgcatcgGTCTCACCTTTCCGCTGGTTGATGTCGATCTCCAGAAGACGAGAGAACGTCTCATTGACTAAAGAAGAAGAGCAGGACCACCCAGGTCAGTGCGTGCATGTACCTAGatgagcgtgcgtgtgtgtgtgtgtgtgtgtgcgttacTTTTGCCGCATTGCTTCTCGTCGGCGGAGTTGCTGCATTGTGTGACCCCGTCACACTCCAAGCTGGTGTCCAAGCAACAGAGGCCGCCGCAACTCAGCTGGTCGGGAAGACACGGAGAACCGCACACCTctgaacacacacgcacacactcaacaTGGCGTCCACGAGATGTGAAGAGGTGCATTGAGACACTGACCACCAGCCGGCAGAGCGATGCGCTGGAGCTCTGATGACGTCGCTGCAGGGATCAAGCACAGCACTTtactggatgtgtgtgtgtgagtgccaGACTACCTGGCGGTGTGTATGTGAGCGTCTGtgtataaatgtgtgtgttaccATCGACTCCGTCGCAGGCCATGACGCACTCGTCTTGGGAGAGAAAGTTGTTGAGGTTCCCTTTACATCCTCCAAAGATGAACTGCTGACATTGGCGCTCGGCGGCGTTGTAACGCCAACGAGGAAAGGCGGCGCGACACGGCCCCACTTTGGCCTTCGCCAAGCAGTAACCTCAAACGCAAGACGCGACAACGTCACCACCAGAAAGGTTGTGAAAGTTAACAATCCCAGCGAGCACTCACTGGTGGACAACTCGGAACTCAGGACGAGGACTTGGACGTCGGCGTGGTGGGAGCGCTCGTTGGAGTCGGTGACGGTGAGGCGGAAGTTGTAGAGTCCCGCCTTCAGGTTGGACACTTGCACCTGCTCGGGCAACGCCGTCTTCTGCAACGGGATGGCACACGATGACGTTCCGGAATCCTTGGCCACcctatgccccccccccacctccatgACGACGCCAGGGTCGCCGTTCTGAAGCGTCCAGACGTGGCGTTTGAGGTGGGCGTCACCGATGGCCAAACTCTGGATGCCGTCCAGCGTGATGGTGGCGCCGGGTTGCACCACGACGTCCTGACCCGCGATGGCAATGGGTGGCGCCGGTTCATCTAtgaatttttggagcaaaactgaCAAAGTGAGCAAAACCAGACAAAGGTGTCATCCGAGCATTCCTACCCACCTGTCTCCAGTGGGCCCTGCAGGTATTTCCGAAACTCGAAGTCCCTGATGACGCTTCGGTACCCGCGCCGGGGGACGAAGCGGCACACGAACTTGTTTCTGGGCGCGCAGTCGAAGAGCGCGCACGTCAGGTTGACATCAGCTTGCGCGAAGTTGCATCGCGCGAGCGCGCAGCAGACGTCTTGACACTCAGGCATGGAGAGCGCGTGCACGACGGCTAAAAGAACCGCGCCCTCCTTCACGGCGTCCTCTACGTCAACCACAAAGTCCTCGTGGCCGGATCGGAAAGTGTCCGCGCAGCCCGAGTCCGCATTGCCGCCGTGAGGACGCGCCGCgaagaaaaagaggaggaagacgaagCGGAAGCGAAACCACGGTGACATGTTCCACTTCCGTCTGAAATGCGAAATTCGAGTGGCGACCGTCGTGCCTTTTACCTTTCCGGTTTCTGGCACCTGCTCGCAAACAGGAAGAGAAACCAGACCTTGGCCCCGCCCATCTCTTTGACGTCACACAGGTGAGTCATTTCCATGGTATACCTGTCAGCTGGTGTTCCATCCCTCCCTTCATGTTGGAACAAGTTTGTTAGCCCTCATTAGGCTGAGATTCAGCAGAGGACgctggactggtcgccagccaacaTTGTATGCATATAGACAAACAATGTACACAAGGGACTGGTCGCCAAGCAATGGAAGGATGGTAAAAAAGATATTTCGAAACCAgcataataaaaatatcaaaaatatGTATGCCACTGctcacaaaacaaactcccGAGTCGGTTGAACTTGCATGTCAAGATGTAGGTGTCACACGCCCCACCCTCCTCAAGAAAAAGCAACACTGACAGCACAATCAAAGTTTTATTACCAAAATTAACAtgtgtatgcatgcatgtgcgTTCAGTGAGTGGAGAACTTGGGCAGCTGGTTTCCCAGGATGACGCGTCGTTCCACGCCCTCCTCGGAAATGGTGGCCATCCGGATGATGCCGCCGCTGGAGCCGTCTCGCTCCATGGCCAGCGCCAACGCTggcggacaaaaaaaacccacacgcCTTTAGCATGCTGGGGATCTTCCAAATTGTTCCTTTATGGATTTGGGGGCAGCATACCTGTAGCGGTCAGCTCCACACATTGCTCCTTGTTGAGTCCAACCTTGTAGTTGGAGTCCATGAAGCCGTAAATGTACGAGCTACCGCTGCCGCCCACCGACACGGCCTGCCTCACCAGCATCCCGCCGATCGGAACGCAATACACctgacacgcacacgcacgtcaCCAGGAGAAACTCTTCTTCTTTACCTTTGGAGCAGTCAGTGGCGAGGACTGCGCCGGTGTCAGTTGCAAGGTTACCTGTCCGCCCTTCCTGCGGTCCCAGCCAGCCACCAGGATGCCGGCGCTCAGATCCTCTCTGTAGCGGTAGCAGCTGGCTCGGAACAGGTTGGCGGCCGTCTCCACCAAGGGCGGCTCGTCTAGCTCGATGCTGGGGGCGGGAGCAAGGAGTCGTGACTTCCGGTCAGTCAACGTGAAAGCGCTAGGCTAGTCATCCGAGCGCTAGATGCTACATGGGAAGCAGCAGCGTTACCGACCTGTGGAAACCCAGCTGGTAGGTGACCATGTCAGCAATGGCCTGAGTGTCTGCGGCTGATCCAGATCTATAAAtaacacaaagacacacatcAAGAGAAAGGAAAAGACTAGGAGGAGGGGCGGAGCTTTGAAGAGGAAGCAGCGGAAGCCAACCTGCAGCAGAAGATGCGGTCGTGGATGGGCGTCAGTTTGTCCGTCACTCTGTTGGCGATGTACGCTCTGACAAATGACACAGATGGACACAGTTGACAATTTGTCGAGAGCCAGTGCATgcacaccaaacaaaaaaacaagatagtCACCCGGTGGTGGTACGGGAGTCGGCGCCGATGACCACTCCGCCGTCAAACTCCACCGCCATGATGGTGGTCTgtcacacaaaagcaaaagacaaTATACTCAGAACACAAAAGTTTAGTTTATAAAATGACCATAAATAGAAAATGtacagaatcagctttattggccaagtttgtgcatgccaaacaaggaatatATAACACTATATTCTTCTGCTGTTTAAACACCAAACAACACTAGTAACCCCCGCCTAAAAGAGGGTGAATGTATCCCCTAAACGCAAATAAGATTAATAGACCTGCCATATGGTAATAATTTAATAGGTTGAAGTGGAGAAGCTTAAGAAAATCTATAGAAAAGAGTTTTCCTGTTCGTTCGTTCCACTCTGCTTGTAGCATTGTTAGCTACTCCACATTTGCTGTCTCATCCAGGCGTTGTGCGGAATTAAAGTATCCTCCACAAGCATGGGATAAGCTTAGGATTCATTCGGTAGCCATGAGAGATACCGACCCCGGTGCTGACTTCCTTGCCGGTCCAGTCTGGAACATGTTGAGTTTGTGAGGAAAGATTTTGCTCAAAGCGCCTCATAGCTGTCGACACCGCCGCCATCTTGCTCCTACTCGTTTCAGTTTCCGTTTCAGCGGTGCGGTCTTGTCGCGCcggaaatgacgtcacttcttCGCCGTGTCGCGCTTTAAAGGACGCTACCTATGAATTTGTACGGAGCCTGTCCAAACTCACCACGGCTTATGCGGTCTAGGGAGGCGGAGCTTCCAGAGCAGCCTTCAAAGTAACCAAGGAGGACGCAGCCCGCGAATTTGGACACAGCTAAAAGTGACAATTTCGTAAACTTGGGGAGCAGTCCCAAATAATGGCAAACCTATAATTGGTAAAGAGGGGGACATGATGTCATGGCGGCAGCTGGAGCTTCACCCCAGGATCATCAGCGCCCTCCACAAAGGTGAGCACATTTTTCGATGAAGTTATCTTGGAGAATGCGTGCGTCAGGTTTCCTACATTCAAAAATGAATCGTTTTGGATCCAACGGCACCAACTTCATGTTATGtgaaatttcaaaacaagtgGTCACGTTACGTaacaatggatggattttcaaaatagttgtcgattcatttgaaattcaattaGTTATGGATTGGACGTCTACCAGACAGTCCTACTTTGTAGCTAGTGTGGTAGGACTCTACCCAACTGACTTATTGGTTCTGCTGCTTCCCTCCCAGCTGGCGTCCGATCCGTCAGAGACGCGCTGTGCATGTCAGGTCCAGACCTGCAGAGACTCACCTCCCTGTCGGCCTCAGATGTCCGGCGGCTACTAACAGCCGCCGCTCTGCTCTGCAGGCCCCGCCGCCCGCTACCAGGTGACATCCGGCCTCGTCCCCAAAGGGTGACGACTCGACTCGCTGACCCAACCGAGTGTTTGCGTGCGCAGTTCTCGTGGCGGACGAGTCCGGGCACAGACTGAGCCTGGGCTGTCCCGTGTTGGACGGGCTGCTGAGAGGCGGGCTTCCCGTAGGGGCCATCACTGAGCTATCTGGACAGAGTGGCGTCGGGAAGACCCAGCTGGCTCTGCAGCTCTGTCTCTCAGTGCAGTACCCGGTCTGTCATGGCGGGCTGGACTCGGGTCAGTTGCGTTCAGAGGCCGCAATTTGACCTCAATCGGGCCCGAGCCGGAGCAGAATATTTGGTGCAGAAAATAACAACTGTTCCAAATGTGCGTGCTTGTAGgagctgtgtttgtgtgcacagaAGACGTTTTCCCCAGCAGACGTCTGCAGCAGCTGATCGGAGAACAACCGCATCTTCGCACTGACGTCCCCCCGGACGTGACCAGCAGCCTTCGCTTCGGCGATCGAGTTTACATCGAGCATGCTGCCGATCTGGTGGGTGTCCCCTGATTCGTGGAACGCTGCCACGTGATGATGTGCCCCACTTTTGTCTGTCCGTCTTCAGGCGTCGCTGCAATCGTGCCTGAAGCGTCGCGTCCGGCTTCTGCTGGCTCGCCGCCTGGTCCGCTTTGTGGCCGTGGATTCGGTGGCGTCTCTCTTCAGGTCCGAGTTCGGGCTCGCCAATTGGCCGGAGAGAAACAAACAGCTGCTGATGCTCTCATCCACGCTGCGCCACCTTTGCCACCAGTTTGATTCTGCTGTGCTCTGCATCAACCAGGTAACGTCCACACGCGCACGTTCTTGGCATTAACGGCAAACAAACGTGCCTTGCAGGTGACCGACATCTTCAACAACTCAGAAGAATTTATGGGGTGAAGTCACATTTTGTAGCATACCGATGTGGCTGTCTTTCAGGCGCACTCACCCATTTGCTTGTTTCCGTCAGTCCTTCTTCCTCGAGCGTGTGCCCGGCGTTGGGCTTGGCGTGGGCCA
The Syngnathus acus chromosome 24, fSynAcu1.2, whole genome shotgun sequence genome window above contains:
- the LOC119117656 gene encoding kunitz-type protease inhibitor 1-like — its product is MSPWFRFRFVFLLFFFAARPHGGNADSGCADTFRSGHEDFVVDVEDAVKEGAVLLAVVHALSMPECQDVCCALARCNFAQADVNLTCALFDCAPRNKFVCRFVPRRGYRSVIRDFEFRKYLQGPLETDEPAPPIAIAGQDVVVQPGATITLDGIQSLAIGDAHLKRHVWTLQNGDPGVVMEKTALPEQVQVSNLKAGLYNFRLTVTDSNERSHHADVQVLVLSSELSTSYCLAKAKVGPCRAAFPRWRYNAAERQCQQFIFGGCKGNLNNFLSQDECVMACDGVDATSSELQRIALPAGEVCGSPCLPDQLSCGGLCCLDTSLECDGVTQCSNSADEKQCGKINETFSRLLEIDINQRKARCTEPPQTGPCRASHTRWYYDPLSTHCQRFTYGGCHGNENNFAEETQCDASCHGVTEHDVFAKGMFERFEDPDAEKEESGSGSVAVAVILTVAILALLAVLGYCFMKKRKERSVARTEAVVARQVRASEQDTLVYNSTTEPLETPRQQLANTDKI
- the psmb6 gene encoding proteasome subunit beta type-6; the protein is MAAVSTAMRRFEQNLSSQTQHVPDWTGKEVSTGTTIMAVEFDGGVVIGADSRTTTGAYIANRVTDKLTPIHDRIFCCRSGSAADTQAIADMVTYQLGFHSIELDEPPLVETAANLFRASCYRYREDLSAGILVAGWDRRKGGQVYCVPIGGMLVRQAVSVGGSGSSYIYGFMDSNYKVGLNKEQCVELTATALALAMERDGSSGGIIRMATISEEGVERRVILGNQLPKFSTH
- the xrcc3 gene encoding DNA repair protein XRCC3 produces the protein MMSWRQLELHPRIISALHKAGVRSVRDALCMSGPDLQRLTSLSASDVRRLLTAAALLCRPRRPLPVLVADESGHRLSLGCPVLDGLLRGGLPVGAITELSGQSGVGKTQLALQLCLSVQYPVCHGGLDSGAVFVCTEDVFPSRRLQQLIGEQPHLRTDVPPDVTSSLRFGDRVYIEHAADLASLQSCLKRRVRLLLARRLVRFVAVDSVASLFRSEFGLANWPERNKQLLMLSSTLRHLCHQFDSAVLCINQVTDIFNNSEEFMGPSSSSVCPALGLAWANQVMVRLMMRRLQGTVTKGEQGSALRRLDVVFAPHLARAGRDAAVWREGVRGLEAADETPS